DNA sequence from the Rattus rattus isolate New Zealand chromosome 2, Rrattus_CSIRO_v1, whole genome shotgun sequence genome:
gaggggaagggaatTATTCAGTCTGTAGAGTCCTCACtgcacaagcctgaggacttgtTTGATTCCTCCCAGAGCCCATGTACATAAACCATGTATGGTGGCATATGACTGTTGACATTGCATAGGTAGGTCTCAAGGGCTTGCTGACCAACCAGCATAGCCAAATTGATCTGAGGCACTGAGATATCCAGCTTCAAAAATAAGGCGAGACTGTCTAAAGAAGACATTCAGTGTGGACCTTTGGCCTCTATAAGTATGGGAATACAAACaggcgtgcgtgcacacacacacacacacacacacacacacacacacacacacacacacacacacacacacacacacacacacatcacagaggCACACAGCCCAGTTGTTAAAACTAAGTTGTTTAGGGACTTATCCAGAACATTCAATAATTTATATGTGCAGAGACGATGGACTAGGTATTCCCTACGGTGCTGTCCAGCTTTGATCTGGAACTCGGTGTCTCTGGCCACCCTGCCAATCAGTGTCACCATCAGGACCTAATGACAGCTTCTGGTGCTGATTCTGATGTGCTTTCCTGCACCTGGAGACTCTGCTGGATTTAGGATCTGAGAGCTGGTGTGCCTTGGACCTATTCTCACTACTTCCTGGCAGTGTCTCAGAACTTGTCACAGAAGTAACACGTGGAGCTAACAGTAGTGTCTGCTTCCAAGGCTGCtgatgagagaaggaaaggagatatTAGGAGAGAAGCTGGTACACAGTGGGGCCCTAGGTTTGGCTGAGACACAGTTGGGCCCTAGGTTTGGCTGAGACACAGTGGGGCCCTAGGTTTGACTGGCGCACAGTGGGGCCCTAGGTGGGGCCTAGAAGTTCCTGGGATAACTGTTCCTATGACAGGGAGCTTGGGAGTTATTCCCACTGTGCTTCTCTGAAACTCTCAGGACCCTTGCTGTCTCCTTACAGAATGCAAAAACCAGAAGAAACCACTCAGGGAGCCCCCTATCCCTGGCTGGGCAGGCTACCTGCCCAGAGCCAAGGTCACTGAATTTGGCTGTGCCACAAGGTATACCCTCATGGCCAGAAAGTGCTACGAGGACTTCCTGGGTTTGGTGGAGCAGGCCAAGAGGGCTCAACTGAAACCTTATGAGAAGTAAGTGTAGCTCATGGCACATGTAAACTGCAGCATCTAGGGAGCTGAaccagtggtgggggtggggccggggtggggcaggggtggggcagggacagCAGGGCACTCTTACAGGCAGCCTGTGCCTTGGAAGGACTAGGAACATCAGacagaccaagttctcagcacaaaggagatttatttaccCCAGAAGTACAAAggacagggaataagagacaaagacagcagatatggggcggggggggggaggttaaCAAGAGAGACCAGGGAAGGACCATTTATCTAGGGGGGCAGACAAAGGATTGCCTCTGGATGGGGGAGACAGATGCGGGGCAAAGGCAAATGGCAAATTATCAAGGTACAAGGGGAAACCCCTAGTTAGGGTCAGGCGTTTAATTTTGACTGGACAGGTTAATTTGGACGCCTCTAAGGAGGCTTTTGATGGCTGGGCTTCAATTCTTTggtagctggaccttggtagtcagtcccaggaggaagaagtggccgaataagggaatagaccttggtagCTCGCTTTAGAAATGCAATCTAATGGTGTTTAGcaaggggagggaataggggacaCAGGACATGTTTGCTACACCCAGCTGGCGAGAGTCCCTTCAGAAGTGCCGATCTCAGCACTGGCTTAAGACTTAAGATGCTAAGGGAGTCGCGCGTGGTGTGCACACCTGCTGTTCCAGCAGTCCAGAGGTGGCAGATCCCTGTGATTTGAGGGCCTAGTCTatgtattgagttccaggacagccaaggctacatagagagattcagcctcaaaaaaaaataaaataaaataaaataaaataaaaaatgggggtGATTGGTTGTAACATCTGTCACCCCACTGATCGCTGGGATTGATTCGTGGGACCTGGCTTGCTGGGTGGTgtccccttcctccatctctgctcccctCCTAAAGTTGCCTCCTTTTTGGAAGAGGACCAATTTACTGTGTTccctgctagaacctccaaaTATGCTCTTGGGGATgctgaggggagggaggtggctgGGACACGGGAGCAATGCCCAAGGCAGCTCTCGCTCTGTTTACCATCTGAGAGACAGGGGTGGTATTTCCAGACCTTAGCATCCTAAGCTCATAAAGATTAGGACAAAGGCACTATGCTTGCTCAGGACCTGCACGCTATGCTTCATATTAGAAGGAGTGACGTCATGCTTTCTGCTCATTTCAGAACATACAGTGTGAGCTCCGCACAGCCTCTTCACCCTTCTCCTAAAGTCTTACAGCTGCAAGGCCTCCCACCCCCATACCCAGAACATTTTGTGCCAGGTAAGGCAAGGGAGGCACTGTTTCCTTCTGGCCCCTTTGCTCAGCTGGGTCACCTGTGTGCAGCTCCTGTGGTCTTTCTCTTCCAGGTCAAACACTCCCAATGGAGAACTACCAAGCTCTCAGGCCCTGTGGCTGTGCTCATTGGTCCAATCTGTCATGCAGGGTGAGCCAACATCCTGGGCAAAGAAATTTGCCCAGAGCTAGAGTCCTGCATTCTTCCCAGGAGATGTGAGCTTCAAGGGAGGAGAGATACCTGCTGTGCTTGCATAGAAACCAGCCCCTTTTGGGCAATGAGGAGATTTAATAAGAATCCCTTAATTGCTGCCCCAGTAATTAGCACTGTCGCCTAAGACAGTCAGAGAATTCAGAGGCTACATCTCAGCATACtaagcctgtttgtttgtttgtttgtttgtttgtttgtttgttttggcttgggAGTCTGCTTTGATCATAATCTGTGGATCCTGAGAGGGAAATCAAGGCCAGACTGCTGGGAGCAAAGACCTCAGGTGGAAAGACTCTCTGGAggcagcttcagtgagacagctcatttCATGGGGTTGGAGCTGGGGACGGGGGTGGGAGGAGGCCTGGCGGGCACAAAGGCCACTCTGGGGAGTGGGTAGGTGCTGTTGGGGTGACTGTGctgtagaaaatatttatctCAATCTGGggcttctaccccacctttgattattcagttcccagacaaacacacatatttgtatttataataaaccttagtcagcactagagctgggcaggtagctaccctctatgctatttccccatcaataaccccaagttagggagctcttaactccaattggccaaccctgcttcctcctctctcgACCTTCTCTCTCCTCAGACCCTAAACCCAGGAACTGAAACCCTGcctgtctctcttctgcccaactaTGCTGTTGGCATCTGtattcaccaatcagggataGCTTGGAGGACAAAGTCACACAGCATCATTTGTGTACATACATCCCTGGGGGAAACCTGGCCTTGGGCCTGGAATTTAGCACTACAATACAAGCAAAAGGCAGGACCTTATTGGCTGGGGGCaggatgcctcattagcatgaagaggaattccagggGCTGCAGACATGACCGTATAAAGTaagaggaagtttaacctggctaccAGGCTATGTGACCAACTCTGGTGGGCAAATGTAAGCCTGCCGTCCTGGGGCAGTGGGTAAGCGATCCTACTTTTTCagatctcaggatgagatttctaGGGTTTGGACACCTCACAAGCCCACTCTTGCTCTGGGCCTGCTTCTCacagctccccagccccacatggtTGGGAAATGGGAGCTCCAATGTATTGAGCTCACCCAGGCTGTCTCTTCCTAACACCAGGGAAACCTTGTGTAGCTGGgccaggctgctcttccagtcccTCTGACCAGTGTAACCCTGTCAGCCATCGTGGGTCCTGGTGTGACCTGCCTCCAACCCTAGCACTAATATCCTGCTGAAACCCTGATTTTCTAGAATCCAAGTCCTCTGAGAGATTCCAATCAGCGGACACCAGCTTTGTGAGATTGATTACCCAGGCTTTTTAAACACAATACCCAGCTGGGTGGCTTCACCACACAGAAAGCCCAAATCTGTAGATTTCAGTTGCTGGAAccaaataactaagaaaaaactcaaatgggggtgggggaggatttATTATAGCTCGAGGTTTGAAGGTTAAGAATCCACCCTGGTGGAGAAAGCACAGTAGGCAGGCAGGAACATGAGGTGGCCAGACACATCGCATTTTTCAGTCAGAAAGCCGCAGACC
Encoded proteins:
- the C2H10orf82 gene encoding LOW QUALITY PROTEIN: uncharacterized protein C10orf82 homolog (The sequence of the model RefSeq protein was modified relative to this genomic sequence to represent the inferred CDS: inserted 1 base in 1 codon) — its product is MEPPKTFMRKLPITPGYCGFIPWLSCQESPVEDRMNSCVKAFQERTQRYKEEQQSLNCSVANTRPLKPICSEDTVLWVLHEYAKKYHPLTLECKNQKKPLREPPIPGWAGYLPRAKVTEFGCATRYTLMARKCYEDFLGLVEQAKRAQLKPYEKTYSVSSAQPLHPSPKVLQLQGLPPPYPEHFVPGQTLPMENYQALRPCGCAHWSNLSCXGEPTSWAKKFAQS